The Equus przewalskii isolate Varuska unplaced genomic scaffold, EquPr2 ChrUn-10, whole genome shotgun sequence genome window below encodes:
- the RUSC1 gene encoding AP-4 complex accessory subunit RUSC1 isoform X4 — MLSPQRALLCNLNHIHLQHVSLGLHLSRRPELREGPLSTSPPPGDTGGKESRGPCSGTLVDANSNSPAVPCRCCQEHGPGLENRQDPAQEEEGAASPSDPGCSSSLSSCSDLSPDESPISVYSRDLPGVEDVHPQPSIIPLEQGSPLGSAGPGACSPDSFCCSPDSCSGASSPPDPCLDSNCNALTTCQDLPSPGLEEEDEGGEQDLPTSELPEADDGKIDTGKTEPSWKINPIWKIDTEKTEAAWKITENNNSGWKINGSTNSSWTTEPGKLDTGRKTFTGIIDSGSKTDAGKIDGGWRSDVSEEPVPHRTITSFHELAQKRKRGLGLPPVPQAKKDRSDWLIVFSPDTELPPIGSLGGSPAPPREVTTFKELRSRSRAPPPPVPPRDPPAGWALVPPRPPPPPVPPRRKKNRPGLQPIAEGQPEEGRAGSPTAGEEAPAAKEPEEPGAQAGLEVRSSWSFAGVPGAQRLWMAEAQSGTGQLQEQKKGLLIAVSASVDKIISHFGAARNLVQKAQLGDSRLSPDVGHLVLTTLCPALHALVADGLKPFRKDLITGQRRSSPWSVVEASVKPGSGTRSLGTLYSQISLLAPLNSSRSRFHAFILGLLNTKQLELWFSSLQEDAGLLSLLYLPTGFFSLARSGCPSLSTELLLLLQPLSVLTFHLDLLFEHHHHLPLGPPQAPAPHTSPPALQQTMQAMLHWGGRLAQSLRGASGETPPGPSASSSPPTQGSWWKQLTQASRVYASGGTEGFPLPRWGSRRHGTAAEGAQERSLPAEEAAPGRGIWLGRLFGVPGGLTETESGAPKSRRPSSWLPPTVSVLALVKRGAPPETPSSPEELEASAPSMVQTHRAVRALCDHTAAGPDQLSFRRGQVLRVITTVDEDWLRCERDGVEGLVPVGYTSLVL, encoded by the exons ATGCTGTCCCCTCAGAGGGCTTTACTCTGCAACCTCAACCACATCCACCTCCAGCACGTCTCTCTGGGCCTGCACTTGTCTCGTCGTCCCGAGCTACGGGAGGGGCCCTTGAGcacatcccctcccccaggggacactggggGCAAGGAGAGCCGGGGCCCCTGCAGCGGGACCCTGGTAGATGCCAATTCCAACAGCCCAGCCGTGCCCTGCCGATGCTGCCAGGAGCACGGGCCAGGCCTAGAAAACCGACAGGACCCAGCACAGGAGGAAGAAGGGGCTGCCTCTCCCTCGGACCCGGGCTGCTCTTCCTCTCTCAGCTCCTGCTCAGATCTTAGTCCTGATGAGTCTCCCATCTCAGTCTACTCGCGGGACCTCCCTGGCGTCGAGGATGTCCACCCTCAGCCCAGCATCATCCCCCTGGAGCAGGGCTCCCCACTGGGTTCTGCAGGCCCTGGCGCTTGCTCCCCCGACAGCTTCTGTTGCTCTCCTGATTCCTGCTCTGGAGCTTCCTCCCCACCGGACCCTTGCCTGGACTCCAACTGCAACGCCCTGACCACCTGCCAGGACCTCCCTtccccagggctggaggaagaggacGAGGGTGGCGAGCAGGACCTCCCTACCTCCGAGCTCCCGGAAGCCGATGACGGGAAAATCGATACTGGGAAAACCGAACCCAGTTGGAAAATCAACCCCATTTGGAAAATTGacacagagaaaactgaagctgccTGGAAAATCACTGAGAACAATAACTCTGGTTGGAAAATTAATGGAAGTACTAACTCTAGCTGGACAACTGAACCTGGAAAACTCGACACCGGTAGGAAAACCTTCACAGGAATAATTGATTCTGGCTCGAAAACAGATGCAGGGAAAATTGATGGGGGATGGAGAAGTGACGTCAGCGAGGAGCCGGTGCCCCACCGGACAATCACGTCCTTCCACGAGCTGGCCCAGAAGCGCAAgcggggcctggggctgccccccGTGCCGCAGGCCAAGAAAGACCGCAGTGACTGGCTCATAGTCTTCTCGCCCGACACTGAGCTGCCCCCCATCGGGTCGCTGGGCGGCTCCCCGGCGCCTCCCCGGGAAGTCACCACCTTCAAGGAACTCCGGTCCCGAagccgggccccgcccccgccagtCCCGCCCCGAGACCCCCCAGCTGGCTGGGCCTTGGTcccaccccggcccccacccccacctgttCCTCCTCGGAGGAAGAAGAACCGACCTGGGCTGCAGCCCATAGCGGAGGGGCAGCCCGAGGAGGGCAGGGCGGGCAGCCCCACGGCTGGCGAGGAGGCCCCAGCCGCGAAGGAGCCGGAGGAGCCCGGCGCGCAGGCCGGCCTTGAGG TGCGTAGTTCCTGGTCGTTCGCCGGTGTCCCCGGGGCCCAGCGACTGTGGATGGCAGAAGCCCAGAGTGGAACTGGCCAGCTGCAGGAGCAGAAAAAAG gtcTCCTGATAGCTGTCAGCGCCTCAGTGGATAAAATCATCTCACACTTTGGGGCCGCCCGGAACTTGGTTCAGAAG GCCCAGTTGGGGGATAGCCGGCTGAGCCCAGATGTGGGGCACCTGGTGCTGACCACTCTCTGTCCGGCCCTCCATGCCCTGGTGGCCGATGGGCTGAAGCCTTTCCGGAAGGACCTCATCACTGGACAGCGCAGGAGCAGCCCCTGGAGTGTGGTGGAGGCCTCCGTGAAGCCAG GCTCCGGCACCCGTTCCCTGGGAACCCTGTATAGTCAGATCAGCCTTCTGGCGCCACTGAACAGCAGCCGTAGTCGATTCCACGCCTTCATCCTGGGCCTCCTCAA cACTAAGCAGTTGGAGCTGTGGTTTTCCAGTCTCCAGGAAGATGCAG GCCTGCTGTCCCTCCTGTACCTGCCCACCGGATTCTTCTCTCTGGCCCGGAGTGGCTGCCCCTCCCTGTCCACggagctgctgctcctgctgcagcCATTGTCGGTGCTCACCTTCCACCTGGACCTACTCTTTgagcaccaccaccacctgccCCTGGGCCCGCCTCAGGCCCCTGCCCCCCACACCTCGCCTCCAGCCCTGCAGCAGACTATGCAAGCCATGCTGCACTGGGGGGGTCGGCTGGCCCAGAGCCTTCGGGGGGCTTCTGGGGAGACTCCTCCAGGCCCTTCAGCCTCCTCAAGCCCTCCTACACAAGGCAGCTGGTGGAAGCAGCTGACCCAGGCCTCCCGGGTCTACGCCTCTGGGGGCACCGAGGGCTTCCCTCTTCCCCGGTGGGGATCCAGGCGTCATGGGACTGCAGCTGAGGGTGCACAGGAGAGATCCCTGCCCGCGGAGGAAGCGGCGCCAGGCAGAGGCATATGGCTGGGGAGACTGTTTGGAGTGCCTGGGGGCCTCACAGAAACTGAGAGCGGAGCCCCAAAGTCCAG GAGACCATCCAGCTGGCTGCCCCCGACAGTGAGTGTATTGGCTCTGGTGAAGCGGGGGGCACCTCCCGAGACTCCCTCATCTCCTGAAGAGCTTGAGGCCTCAGCACCCAGCATGGTGCAGACCCACAG GGCAGTCCGTGCTCTCTGTGACCACACAGCTGCAGGACCCGACCAGCTAAGCTTTCGGCGTGGGCAAGTGCTGCGAGTTATTACCACTGTGGATGAGGACTGGCTCCGCTGTGAGCGGGATGGAGTGGAGGGACTGGTGCCTGTCGGGTATACCTCTCTTGTTCTCTAG
- the RUSC1 gene encoding AP-4 complex accessory subunit RUSC1 isoform X3: protein MLSPQRALLCNLNHIHLQHVSLGLHLSRRPELREGPLSTSPPPGDTGGKESRGPCSGTLVDANSNSPAVPCRCCQEHGPGLENRQDPAQEEEGAASPSDPGCSSSLSSCSDLSPDESPISVYSRDLPGVEDVHPQPSIIPLEQGSPLGSAGPGACSPDSFCCSPDSCSGASSPPDPCLDSNCNALTTCQDLPSPGLEEEDEGGEQDLPTSELPEADDGKIDTGKTEPSWKINPIWKIDTEKTEAAWKITENNNSGWKINGSTNSSWTTEPGKLDTGRKTFTGIIDSGSKTDAGKIDGGWRSDVSEEPVPHRTITSFHELAQKRKRGLGLPPVPQAKKDRSDWLIVFSPDTELPPIGSLGGSPAPPREVTTFKELRSRSRAPPPPVPPRDPPAGWALVPPRPPPPPVPPRRKKNRPGLQPIAEGQPEEGRAGSPTAGEEAPAAKEPEEPGAQAGLEVRSSWSFAGVPGAQRLWMAEAQSGTGQLQEQKKGLLIAVSASVDKIISHFGAARNLVQKVKAQLGDSRLSPDVGHLVLTTLCPALHALVADGLKPFRKDLITGQRRSSPWSVVEASVKPGSGTRSLGTLYSQISLLAPLNSSRSRFHAFILGLLNTKQLELWFSSLQEDAGLLSLLYLPTGFFSLARSGCPSLSTELLLLLQPLSVLTFHLDLLFEHHHHLPLGPPQAPAPHTSPPALQQTMQAMLHWGGRLAQSLRGASGETPPGPSASSSPPTQGSWWKQLTQASRVYASGGTEGFPLPRWGSRRHGTAAEGAQERSLPAEEAAPGRGIWLGRLFGVPGGLTETESGAPKSRRPSSWLPPTVSVLALVKRGAPPETPSSPEELEASAPSMVQTHRAVRALCDHTAAGPDQLSFRRGQVLRVITTVDEDWLRCERDGVEGLVPVGYTSLVL, encoded by the exons ATGCTGTCCCCTCAGAGGGCTTTACTCTGCAACCTCAACCACATCCACCTCCAGCACGTCTCTCTGGGCCTGCACTTGTCTCGTCGTCCCGAGCTACGGGAGGGGCCCTTGAGcacatcccctcccccaggggacactggggGCAAGGAGAGCCGGGGCCCCTGCAGCGGGACCCTGGTAGATGCCAATTCCAACAGCCCAGCCGTGCCCTGCCGATGCTGCCAGGAGCACGGGCCAGGCCTAGAAAACCGACAGGACCCAGCACAGGAGGAAGAAGGGGCTGCCTCTCCCTCGGACCCGGGCTGCTCTTCCTCTCTCAGCTCCTGCTCAGATCTTAGTCCTGATGAGTCTCCCATCTCAGTCTACTCGCGGGACCTCCCTGGCGTCGAGGATGTCCACCCTCAGCCCAGCATCATCCCCCTGGAGCAGGGCTCCCCACTGGGTTCTGCAGGCCCTGGCGCTTGCTCCCCCGACAGCTTCTGTTGCTCTCCTGATTCCTGCTCTGGAGCTTCCTCCCCACCGGACCCTTGCCTGGACTCCAACTGCAACGCCCTGACCACCTGCCAGGACCTCCCTtccccagggctggaggaagaggacGAGGGTGGCGAGCAGGACCTCCCTACCTCCGAGCTCCCGGAAGCCGATGACGGGAAAATCGATACTGGGAAAACCGAACCCAGTTGGAAAATCAACCCCATTTGGAAAATTGacacagagaaaactgaagctgccTGGAAAATCACTGAGAACAATAACTCTGGTTGGAAAATTAATGGAAGTACTAACTCTAGCTGGACAACTGAACCTGGAAAACTCGACACCGGTAGGAAAACCTTCACAGGAATAATTGATTCTGGCTCGAAAACAGATGCAGGGAAAATTGATGGGGGATGGAGAAGTGACGTCAGCGAGGAGCCGGTGCCCCACCGGACAATCACGTCCTTCCACGAGCTGGCCCAGAAGCGCAAgcggggcctggggctgccccccGTGCCGCAGGCCAAGAAAGACCGCAGTGACTGGCTCATAGTCTTCTCGCCCGACACTGAGCTGCCCCCCATCGGGTCGCTGGGCGGCTCCCCGGCGCCTCCCCGGGAAGTCACCACCTTCAAGGAACTCCGGTCCCGAagccgggccccgcccccgccagtCCCGCCCCGAGACCCCCCAGCTGGCTGGGCCTTGGTcccaccccggcccccacccccacctgttCCTCCTCGGAGGAAGAAGAACCGACCTGGGCTGCAGCCCATAGCGGAGGGGCAGCCCGAGGAGGGCAGGGCGGGCAGCCCCACGGCTGGCGAGGAGGCCCCAGCCGCGAAGGAGCCGGAGGAGCCCGGCGCGCAGGCCGGCCTTGAGG TGCGTAGTTCCTGGTCGTTCGCCGGTGTCCCCGGGGCCCAGCGACTGTGGATGGCAGAAGCCCAGAGTGGAACTGGCCAGCTGCAGGAGCAGAAAAAAG gtcTCCTGATAGCTGTCAGCGCCTCAGTGGATAAAATCATCTCACACTTTGGGGCCGCCCGGAACTTGGTTCAGAAGGTGAAG GCCCAGTTGGGGGATAGCCGGCTGAGCCCAGATGTGGGGCACCTGGTGCTGACCACTCTCTGTCCGGCCCTCCATGCCCTGGTGGCCGATGGGCTGAAGCCTTTCCGGAAGGACCTCATCACTGGACAGCGCAGGAGCAGCCCCTGGAGTGTGGTGGAGGCCTCCGTGAAGCCAG GCTCCGGCACCCGTTCCCTGGGAACCCTGTATAGTCAGATCAGCCTTCTGGCGCCACTGAACAGCAGCCGTAGTCGATTCCACGCCTTCATCCTGGGCCTCCTCAA cACTAAGCAGTTGGAGCTGTGGTTTTCCAGTCTCCAGGAAGATGCAG GCCTGCTGTCCCTCCTGTACCTGCCCACCGGATTCTTCTCTCTGGCCCGGAGTGGCTGCCCCTCCCTGTCCACggagctgctgctcctgctgcagcCATTGTCGGTGCTCACCTTCCACCTGGACCTACTCTTTgagcaccaccaccacctgccCCTGGGCCCGCCTCAGGCCCCTGCCCCCCACACCTCGCCTCCAGCCCTGCAGCAGACTATGCAAGCCATGCTGCACTGGGGGGGTCGGCTGGCCCAGAGCCTTCGGGGGGCTTCTGGGGAGACTCCTCCAGGCCCTTCAGCCTCCTCAAGCCCTCCTACACAAGGCAGCTGGTGGAAGCAGCTGACCCAGGCCTCCCGGGTCTACGCCTCTGGGGGCACCGAGGGCTTCCCTCTTCCCCGGTGGGGATCCAGGCGTCATGGGACTGCAGCTGAGGGTGCACAGGAGAGATCCCTGCCCGCGGAGGAAGCGGCGCCAGGCAGAGGCATATGGCTGGGGAGACTGTTTGGAGTGCCTGGGGGCCTCACAGAAACTGAGAGCGGAGCCCCAAAGTCCAG GAGACCATCCAGCTGGCTGCCCCCGACAGTGAGTGTATTGGCTCTGGTGAAGCGGGGGGCACCTCCCGAGACTCCCTCATCTCCTGAAGAGCTTGAGGCCTCAGCACCCAGCATGGTGCAGACCCACAG GGCAGTCCGTGCTCTCTGTGACCACACAGCTGCAGGACCCGACCAGCTAAGCTTTCGGCGTGGGCAAGTGCTGCGAGTTATTACCACTGTGGATGAGGACTGGCTCCGCTGTGAGCGGGATGGAGTGGAGGGACTGGTGCCTGTCGGGTATACCTCTCTTGTTCTCTAG
- the RUSC1 gene encoding AP-4 complex accessory subunit RUSC1 isoform X2 produces the protein MLSPQRALLCNLNHIHLQHVSLGLHLSRRPELREGPLSTSPPPGDTGGKESRGPCSGTLVDANSNSPAVPCRCCQEHGPGLENRQDPAQEEEGAASPSDPGCSSSLSSCSDLSPDESPISVYSRDLPGVEDVHPQPSIIPLEQGSPLGSAGPGACSPDSFCCSPDSCSGASSPPDPCLDSNCNALTTCQDLPSPGLEEEDEGGEQDLPTSELPEADDGKIDTGKTEPSWKINPIWKIDTEKTEAAWKITENNNSGWKINGSTNSSWTTEPGKLDTGRKTFTGIIDSGSKTDAGKIDGGWRSDVSEEPVPHRTITSFHELAQKRKRGLGLPPVPQAKKDRSDWLIVFSPDTELPPIGSLGGSPAPPREVTTFKELRSRSRAPPPPVPPRDPPAGWALVPPRPPPPPVPPRRKKNRPGLQPIAEGQPEEGRAGSPTAGEEAPAAKEPEEPGAQAGLEASPLLLPRPLVFRFSADGRPLLEGGGAGAAGSLLLAPLAGWPGPGLRLLGAPSSPEEQLLPARLSPVGAYSPPARGALPCLASPELALLLSPLFPRSSTFPAAAPPPRQVPAPPLPPPPRPPKAPRWTRSPPPPPRLLRSSWSFAGVPGAQRLWMAEAQSGTGQLQEQKKGLLIAVSASVDKIISHFGAARNLVQKAQLGDSRLSPDVGHLVLTTLCPALHALVADGLKPFRKDLITGQRRSSPWSVVEASVKPGSGTRSLGTLYSQISLLAPLNSSRSRFHAFILGLLNTKQLELWFSSLQEDAGLLSLLYLPTGFFSLARSGCPSLSTELLLLLQPLSVLTFHLDLLFEHHHHLPLGPPQAPAPHTSPPALQQTMQAMLHWGGRLAQSLRGASGETPPGPSASSSPPTQGSWWKQLTQASRVYASGGTEGFPLPRWGSRRHGTAAEGAQERSLPAEEAAPGRGIWLGRLFGVPGGLTETESGAPKSRRPSSWLPPTVSVLALVKRGAPPETPSSPEELEASAPSMVQTHRAVRALCDHTAAGPDQLSFRRGQVLRVITTVDEDWLRCERDGVEGLVPVGYTSLVL, from the exons ATGCTGTCCCCTCAGAGGGCTTTACTCTGCAACCTCAACCACATCCACCTCCAGCACGTCTCTCTGGGCCTGCACTTGTCTCGTCGTCCCGAGCTACGGGAGGGGCCCTTGAGcacatcccctcccccaggggacactggggGCAAGGAGAGCCGGGGCCCCTGCAGCGGGACCCTGGTAGATGCCAATTCCAACAGCCCAGCCGTGCCCTGCCGATGCTGCCAGGAGCACGGGCCAGGCCTAGAAAACCGACAGGACCCAGCACAGGAGGAAGAAGGGGCTGCCTCTCCCTCGGACCCGGGCTGCTCTTCCTCTCTCAGCTCCTGCTCAGATCTTAGTCCTGATGAGTCTCCCATCTCAGTCTACTCGCGGGACCTCCCTGGCGTCGAGGATGTCCACCCTCAGCCCAGCATCATCCCCCTGGAGCAGGGCTCCCCACTGGGTTCTGCAGGCCCTGGCGCTTGCTCCCCCGACAGCTTCTGTTGCTCTCCTGATTCCTGCTCTGGAGCTTCCTCCCCACCGGACCCTTGCCTGGACTCCAACTGCAACGCCCTGACCACCTGCCAGGACCTCCCTtccccagggctggaggaagaggacGAGGGTGGCGAGCAGGACCTCCCTACCTCCGAGCTCCCGGAAGCCGATGACGGGAAAATCGATACTGGGAAAACCGAACCCAGTTGGAAAATCAACCCCATTTGGAAAATTGacacagagaaaactgaagctgccTGGAAAATCACTGAGAACAATAACTCTGGTTGGAAAATTAATGGAAGTACTAACTCTAGCTGGACAACTGAACCTGGAAAACTCGACACCGGTAGGAAAACCTTCACAGGAATAATTGATTCTGGCTCGAAAACAGATGCAGGGAAAATTGATGGGGGATGGAGAAGTGACGTCAGCGAGGAGCCGGTGCCCCACCGGACAATCACGTCCTTCCACGAGCTGGCCCAGAAGCGCAAgcggggcctggggctgccccccGTGCCGCAGGCCAAGAAAGACCGCAGTGACTGGCTCATAGTCTTCTCGCCCGACACTGAGCTGCCCCCCATCGGGTCGCTGGGCGGCTCCCCGGCGCCTCCCCGGGAAGTCACCACCTTCAAGGAACTCCGGTCCCGAagccgggccccgcccccgccagtCCCGCCCCGAGACCCCCCAGCTGGCTGGGCCTTGGTcccaccccggcccccacccccacctgttCCTCCTCGGAGGAAGAAGAACCGACCTGGGCTGCAGCCCATAGCGGAGGGGCAGCCCGAGGAGGGCAGGGCGGGCAGCCCCACGGCTGGCGAGGAGGCCCCAGCCGCGAAGGAGCCGGAGGAGCCCGGCGCGCAGGCCGGCCTTGAGG CCagtcccctcctgctccctcgGCCCCTGGTTTTCCGGTTCTCGGCCGACGGGCGCCCCCTGTTGGAGGGTGGGGGCGCTGGCGCAGCTGGGTCTCTGCTCCTGGCGCCTCTGGCCGGGTGGCCTGGCCCCGGGCTGCGGCTGCTGGGGGCGCCGAGTTCCCCAGAGGAGCAGCTGCTGCCTGCCCGCCTGTCCCCGGTGGGAGCCTATTCGCCTCCGGCTCGGGGGGCGCTGCCCTGCCTGGCCAGCCCTGAGCTGGCACTGCTGCTGTCCCCGCTCTTTCCCAGAAGTAGCACCTTCCCCGCCGCGGCTCCCCCACCCCGCCAGGTACCCGCCCCCCCGCTGCCACCGCCACCTCGTCCGCCGAAGGCCCCTCGCTGGACCAGGAGCCCACCGCCTCCGCCCAGGCTAC TGCGTAGTTCCTGGTCGTTCGCCGGTGTCCCCGGGGCCCAGCGACTGTGGATGGCAGAAGCCCAGAGTGGAACTGGCCAGCTGCAGGAGCAGAAAAAAG gtcTCCTGATAGCTGTCAGCGCCTCAGTGGATAAAATCATCTCACACTTTGGGGCCGCCCGGAACTTGGTTCAGAAG GCCCAGTTGGGGGATAGCCGGCTGAGCCCAGATGTGGGGCACCTGGTGCTGACCACTCTCTGTCCGGCCCTCCATGCCCTGGTGGCCGATGGGCTGAAGCCTTTCCGGAAGGACCTCATCACTGGACAGCGCAGGAGCAGCCCCTGGAGTGTGGTGGAGGCCTCCGTGAAGCCAG GCTCCGGCACCCGTTCCCTGGGAACCCTGTATAGTCAGATCAGCCTTCTGGCGCCACTGAACAGCAGCCGTAGTCGATTCCACGCCTTCATCCTGGGCCTCCTCAA cACTAAGCAGTTGGAGCTGTGGTTTTCCAGTCTCCAGGAAGATGCAG GCCTGCTGTCCCTCCTGTACCTGCCCACCGGATTCTTCTCTCTGGCCCGGAGTGGCTGCCCCTCCCTGTCCACggagctgctgctcctgctgcagcCATTGTCGGTGCTCACCTTCCACCTGGACCTACTCTTTgagcaccaccaccacctgccCCTGGGCCCGCCTCAGGCCCCTGCCCCCCACACCTCGCCTCCAGCCCTGCAGCAGACTATGCAAGCCATGCTGCACTGGGGGGGTCGGCTGGCCCAGAGCCTTCGGGGGGCTTCTGGGGAGACTCCTCCAGGCCCTTCAGCCTCCTCAAGCCCTCCTACACAAGGCAGCTGGTGGAAGCAGCTGACCCAGGCCTCCCGGGTCTACGCCTCTGGGGGCACCGAGGGCTTCCCTCTTCCCCGGTGGGGATCCAGGCGTCATGGGACTGCAGCTGAGGGTGCACAGGAGAGATCCCTGCCCGCGGAGGAAGCGGCGCCAGGCAGAGGCATATGGCTGGGGAGACTGTTTGGAGTGCCTGGGGGCCTCACAGAAACTGAGAGCGGAGCCCCAAAGTCCAG GAGACCATCCAGCTGGCTGCCCCCGACAGTGAGTGTATTGGCTCTGGTGAAGCGGGGGGCACCTCCCGAGACTCCCTCATCTCCTGAAGAGCTTGAGGCCTCAGCACCCAGCATGGTGCAGACCCACAG GGCAGTCCGTGCTCTCTGTGACCACACAGCTGCAGGACCCGACCAGCTAAGCTTTCGGCGTGGGCAAGTGCTGCGAGTTATTACCACTGTGGATGAGGACTGGCTCCGCTGTGAGCGGGATGGAGTGGAGGGACTGGTGCCTGTCGGGTATACCTCTCTTGTTCTCTAG